The sequence below is a genomic window from Lolium perenne isolate Kyuss_39 chromosome 7, Kyuss_2.0, whole genome shotgun sequence.
TCTTTGAAACATTGCTTGAGTTGTGACACGTGAAACACATCGTGCACTTTGGAGAGATTTGGTGGAAGCTCTAGCATGTAGGAAACTTGACCACGCCTTGCAAGAACCTTGAAGGGACCGATGTATCTTGGAGCCAACTTGCCCTTGATACCGAAGCGATGTGTACCCCTCATGGGAGTCACACGGAGGTAAGCCAGATCATCAGGCTTATAGACCATATCACGATGCTTGCTATCATAATAGCTTTTCTGACGAGACTGAGCTATCTTCAGATTGTCACGAATGATTCTGACTTGTTCTTCAGCTTCTTTGACAATGTCAGGACCAAAGAGTTTCCTTTCACCGGGACCTGACCAGTTTAGAGGCGTTCTGCACTTGCGACCATATTgaacttcaaatggtgccatgccAAGACTggattgatagctgttgttgtaggagaactCAGCATATGGAAGACATTCTTCCCATTTCATGCCGAAGGAGATCACACAAGCACGAAGCATATCTTCAAGGATTTGATTTACCCTTTCAACTTgtccactagtttgagggtgataagccGTGCTGAACAGAAGAGTTgttcccatagctttctgaaagcttgcccaaaatctggaagtgaagatgcttccacgatcagagcttatttccaagggaacaccatgaagagagacAATTCTAGTGGTGTAGAGCTCAGCCAACTGACTAGCAGAGATTGTCTCTTTgacaggaaggaagtgagcaaccttagAGAGAGACGGTCAATCACAACGAAGATTGCATCATTGCCCTTGCGGGACTTTGGAAGGCCAGTGATGAAGTCCATCTCGACtttatcccatttccactccggaactTTCAAGGGTTGGAGAACACCGGCCGGTCTCTTACATTCAGCTTTGACTCGGCGGCAAACATCACATTCGGAGACATACTTTGCTATCTCACGCTTCATTCTTGTCCACCAGAATGTTGACCTTAGATCGTGATACATTTTGGTGCTTCCAGGATGGATAGACAAGGGAGTATCATGAGCTTCTTTCATTATCAACGCTCGTAAGCTTTCGACTTTAGGAACGACCATGCGCCCTTCAAAGAACACGGTGCCTTGATCATCAAGAGAGAAAGCCTTGTACTTTGATTGATGCatattctccttgattttctcgATTAAGGCATCACCCAACTGTgcctttcttatcttttcttcaagTGTAGGCTCAACTACCAAGGTTGCAACAAAACCTTGGGGAACGATTTGAAGATTCAACTTCTGGAATTCTTCATGAAGAAGAGGTTGTGCTTCTTTAACCATGAGATTATTGCAATACTCCTTGCGACTCAGCGCATCAGCCATCACATTTGCTTTGCCAGGAGTGTAGGAGATAGACAAGTCAAAGTCTTTGATGGTCTCCATCCATCTCGTTTGACGCATATTCAAGTTTGGTTGAGTGaagatatatttgaggcttttgtggtcggtgaAGATTTCACAACGGTTGCCCAACAAGTAGGGACGCCAAGTTGTCAAAGCATGTATAACCGcggcaagctcgagatcatgagtGGGATAGTTCAATTCGTGCCTGCGCAACTGATGAGAAGCATACGCCACAACTTGACGTTCTTGCATGAGAACTGCACCCAAACCttgaagagaggcatcacagaatATCTGGAAAGGCTTGGAAGTATCTGGAGCAACAAGAACTGGAGTTGAAGTGAGTTTCTGTTTCAAGAGTTCAAAGCTTTCTTGACACATTGGAGTCCAaaggaacttcttgtctttcttcagaAGATCCGTGAGAGGCTTGGCAATTTTGGAGAAGTTCTCAACAAAGCGGCGGCAATAACTAGCCAAACCGAGGAAGCTTCTCACTTGCTTGACATTCTTCGGAGGAAGCCATTCAACAATTGCCTTGACTGTTTCAGGATTGACGGCTATGCCTTTTGCAGAAATGACATGCCCAAGATAGACGACTTCTGGAAGCCAAAACTCGCACTTGGAGAACTTGGCATaaaggcgatgctcgcggagcttgGTGAGGACGAGGCGAAGATGCTCTTCATGTTCTTCATTAGACTTGGAATAGACAAGAATATCATCAAGGTAGACCACCacaaacttgtcaagatactccatgaagACTGAGTTCATGAGGCGAGAGAACGTTGCTGGAGCattagtgaggccaaaggacatgactgtGTACTCATACAAGCCATAGCGAGTGGTGAAAGCTGTTTTTGGAATatcctccttgcggatttttATTTGGTGATAGCCGCTTCTCAAGTCCATCTTAGAGAACACAACGGCACCCGCAAGTTGGTCGAAGAGATCAATGATGCGAGGAAGAGGATATTTATTCTTGATCGTCTTCTCATTCAGAGGGCGGTAGTCAACCACCAAGCGATCAGTTTTATCCTtcttcttgacaaagatggtGGGGCAACCCCACGGGGAAGTGCTAGGCTGAATGAAACCAAGCTTTTCCAACTCATCAAGTTGTTTCTTGAGTTCAGCTAACTCATTTGGACCCATCTTGTATGGCCTCTTGGAGATAGGAGCTGTACCAGGTTCTAGCTCAATGACAAACTCAACAGCCCTGTCAGGTGGCATTCCTGGAAGCTCATTTGGAAAGACATCGGGGAAGTCACAAACCACCGGAACATCTTCAATTGAAGGTAGAGGATTTGCTTCAAGAGAGAACACTTGCACTGTTGAAGTTGGAGAATAGACTATCTGGCCAGAAGGATGAACAAGAGTGACAGACTTTGTGGCGCAATCAATCTTTGCCTTGTTAGCTTTCAACCAATTCATGCCAAGGATCACATCAATGCTAGCACTGTTGAGGAGTATGAGTGAAGCAAAGAACACATAGCCCCCAATTATAATTTGGTTGCCATGGCTCACCTTGGAAGATTGCATCCTAGCTCCAGGAGAAAGAACCACAAGATCGCTGCCTAGGGATGATAGTAAAAACCCATGCATTTGTGCAAAACTTGTGGACACGAAAGAATGTGATGCACCAGTATCAAACAGAACTTTAGCAGGAATAGAGTTCACAAGGTACCAAGCACAACGTCTGATGCCTTCTCAGCTTCCTCTGCGGTGATGTTGTTGACAGTGGCAGGTCTAGGCTTATTGTTATAGTTGAAAGCCTTGCCTGTAGAAGGAGCACGCACCATCGTCTGAGTCGAGGAAGgacgaggtggtggtggtggaagttGCTGCTTTTGAGAACAAGTACGAGAAGTGTGCCCGGGCTGACCACAAGAGTAGCAAGTGACTGAAGAAGGACGAGGAGCAAACTGTCTCTGAGGAGGACCAAAAGCTGGCCTCTGCTGCTGAACAAAACCTCCGTGCTGCTGAGGAGCGAAAGCTGGCCTGTGCTGAAACTGTGCTGGCCTGTGAGCAAACTGAGGGGTGGGTGGGCGGGGAGCAAACCCAGGCGGTCTCGAGTGAAAAAACCGTGGAGCTGGTGGAGCAGTGTCAGGAAACCAAACTCTGCGCTTCTGAGGTGGCATAGCTAGTGTCGAAGAAGAGCCATTGTCACGAGAGTGCTTCCTTGACTGCTCAAACTCCTGTCTACCAGTCTCAGCCTTGATAGCTGTATCAACAAGCTCATCGAAGTTTCTGCACTTGATCAGGTTGATAGCGAACTTGACTGTAGGGTTGAGGCCTCTGCGAAACTTGTCTTGCTTCCTCTCATCGGTGGAGATCTCATCACCTGCATAGCGAGCAAGGTTGGTGAAGGCTCTGCTGTAGGTTTCCACATCCATATCAGCCTGTGTGAGCCTACGAAACTCCTCACGCATCTTGTCCATGGCACCATCACGAATGTGATGACGCCTGAAAAGCGCCTGGAACTCATCCCAACCAGTCTCAACATCTGGATCTCTCCTCTCCAGGTAGCTGTCCCGCCACGCAGCAGACTCACCTCTCAGGAGGAAGGTCACAAAGGAAACTCTGTCTGCTGGAGCTACACGCGCGATGTTGAGGGTGCGGTTCATCTCAcgcagccaatcatctgcatctagTGGCTTCAGAGGAGTGTCGAAGGTGCGCGGGTTGAGGTTAAGGAACTCTCTGATAGTGACCCGACCATTCCCTTCATTGTTCTGCGCCTGGTTCTGGGCCAGCTGCGCTAGAATCTGAGTCACATTCAGCAGAGCTTGCCCAATTTccagaggtggaggtggaggaggcggaggtgcgcGCCTTGGAGGCATCCTGATGACAAACATCAAGATTGCAGATTAGTACACAGTAGGATAAAAATCCAACATAAGTACATTAGAAGAAACTGCAACTTGCAAGATagaaacatgaatatgacataggtATCATCAAGGTACATGAATTCAAGTACACAAGAGCTAGCCATAACATATTGAAGATTAGAACGATAGCAAAACAATACTTCACAAATCTCGCAAGACAGTGGTATGTAGCTATACTGAAAATTTTAACATTGGCAAGTGTCAACACGACCCAAGTTATGTTTATTGGAAGGTGAACAACACAAACATGAACTTGATAGGAAcaactccatagaggaaaagaacTCGATATTAGCACCGGAATCAACAACCAGTTAACATGATCATGCCAACAAGCCAGAAAAGAATTTCAACCGAAACATGATTGATGAAGTAACAAAGGAATTGGGTCGAAGCAACATTTTCTCAACACAAAACTACACAAAAATCTATGGTACTACGGAAACCCGAAGACGTGAAATCCTAGATGAAATTTAGGTAAGAAGAGAGTAAAATTCGTTACACTTCCTTACCAGAGGGAGGGTGGTTGGGTAAGAAATAAAAAGAATTCCTACTCTCGCACATAAAGTTTTCCTACATAGCTACTAAAGTATTAGTTCTAGACACGACTACGTCCGCTGCAAGGGCTCCTAAAGGCAgtccatggctctgataccaagtctgtCGGCCCCCGAAGTTAGATACGCATCACGGAGCTAGTACCCCTCGTGACTACGTATCCGTGTCGGGGTACCAAGCTGTTGACCCTAGGAGTAGGAATACGGACGCGGAACTAGTGCCCCTCGCGTACACGCATCCAGGCCTAGGTGTCTCGCCTTCCCGTGCACTCGATATGAAACACGCACGGTGCACAGGTTACAAGGGCATAGCATCACAGATGATATCACAACATTAACTCTACGACACAAAAGAGTTAAAAAGTATATAGCAACGCTCATAGAGCAAGATAGCAAATGACACTCAGAGGACACATGTCCACAATACATCAATACATCATGCGGAAGCGAATATACGTCTGAGTACAGACAAGATGCAAAAGGGACTAAGAGTCCATAAATAAAGCAGTCGGATCCATATCCAGCAAGCCccaggctgctgccttaggagCGTCCCCTCTACTCGATGTAGTCGTCCTCGGCGTGATCAACAAAGTAGTGTCCAGGTGGATACTCATAACCTGTCGTACCTGCAAACATCGGGCCAACGGTTGCCGGAAAAAGAGAGGAAAAGCGAGGGTGAGTACCAAGGCGCGTACCCAGCGAGACTTAGAATATTGGCTGCGCTCGCCGGCTATATGGtggggtttagcggcagcaaagcttgcactaaaacctatagagacacactCAACTTTCCGTCTGCAAGATATAGATAAGAGAGCGTGCATATAACAGTTCTAAAACTCTGCAAATATAACTCAGCCGATGCATTCCCCCTTCTACATGCTACAGGAAGAAGatgcaaaggcactcacacggtgtaCAGTTTTAACCAGTTTTTATTATAGTTCTGctaattactacgcaagttaattAGCAGATAAAGGGtgaaagttgtctatgatcaagcAACACTTctccaagtcatccataaccgcggacacggctttttGAAAAGATTGTAACCTGCAGGGGTGCACTCTGGTCTCATACGCTCGATCAACCCTCTTTGGATCAAAGCAGAGTATCACGACACTACCTCTCCCTTCACCACAGACCAAGTCCaagagccacctaactaagttaaacccgttACGGAGTTCGGCCGAGTCTCCGaggcggacctagctgttgcgaggACGGCTTCAGAGGGTCAAAACACACACaggggcgaatgacccgcttcagcatgCGATAGACGCACGTGCcgcacctatacgtgcataccagaaacaagggatacaaggctcactgggcttcccaaaataaagaagtaacaggctggcatgcacgcgATAAAAGAGTAAACACACCAAAAACTAATTGTGGCACTTGGACAATGGAAGTAGTTCGGGGAATTGGTCGAGGAGGCCCCAGAACCCCACGTATGGTTAGTGCGCTCAGTCTTGgatcagataacaagaactcgggatcCTAAGATATTACTGGACACAAGTGAGCCTTCTTCAAAACGAAaaaatcagctgacccaccgatgcctctacttaacaattttattattagcaTGAATAAGTAAGGTGTGATCTTATCGAACAGATATAACCATAACCATGTATCTCGGAACCCCCCAACAGATATAACCCAACTAGATAACAGTGGCGATAGCGAtaatagtagcaatgtaataacgGTACTAAGCAAGCCTACGACTCGCATGGCTGACCCTGTAACCAAACAACAGTTGTAGGTCATATGTATGGGTCTATGGCTTGCAATAGGTGACATGCGATAGGATACGTGACAAGAACGGCACACTAGGATAGCAGTAAGGTAAAGAGGCAAAAGCAGAAAATAGGTAGCAGGGATAAGTGCTACTTTGtcaagtcagaagaagagaaacCGACACGATCCTCCTCAAGGTAGTAGTCGTACTCCTCGCCGTACTCCTCGGTACCGACGTCTAACGAGAAGAACCAAACACACATACAAGAGAGAGTACACAATCAATACAAGAAATGAAATGCGACAATATGATGCATGGCATGTGATATGCAAGAAGGACCATGcttagcaaaattaagtggggcAATCTGCTAGACAAGATAATTAATAATTGCCCGCACATATCATTTAGTTTTCGTGTAATTAACCATCTGGCAGAGATAGAAAGGTCTATGATGCATGACAAgttcatagttggattcatctcgGAAAAACGATTGATTTTGATATAAAGTTCATCGTCATCGGAGACACGGTACTCAAGATATGATTTGGCAAACTTTTAATTATATGAAGCACTTATTTCAATTAGTCAAATTACTTGTTCCAAGAAATAGCTGTCACAGGTTCAGATTTGAAATAGGATTCAAATCCTTGTAAGTTAATAGAACTACACAGTTTAAAAGAATTTGGGAAAACAAAATGTTAAAACAGTTGACTGTACCAGAGAACAAAGGAGTAAAGGAGTGATCTTTTTATACTTGGACCAGAGGTATGGAACAACGATCCCAGGAGTAGCAGGAAAACAAAGACAAACTGGATAGATCACGTTCTGGGTGAAACTACAGGCAGCAGAAAAGAAGTTGTGTGCATCTACCGTAACTGAAGAGAGGATACTGAACTGATACGTGAGACTGTGTTCTGAAACCGAACCAGAGACGGAACAACAACACTACAGCTACAGATGCCAGATAGTTTTCGATCTCCAGGCTTCCCAGGGAATCGGCCAAGTGCTCCAACTAGCTGGGATAGATATCGTTTTGAAGAAACAAATTAATAGCAGGGAAGCAGCTAACTAGAAGCTAACTGAAGAATTGACAGCAGCTAACTGAACACGATTTAGAACTGCACAGGAATAAAAGGGGCGCCTTGCGCGCTGGCGACAACGAACGAACTTGAGTCTCACCTATGGTGCAGATGTAACCAGCCAGCCAACTGAAGAGAGGGGCTCGGCCCTTTGAAGGAAACTGCGAAACTCGACCAAGATCGACGCTGCTGCGCCTCTGGTGGCACAACGACGAACTGCAGCGACGAACAGCGGAAAGATACGCAGATGACGGCGTCAGCTCAAGAAGCGGAAAAGAGGTACGGGAGAACGACAGGGAACTCGGACGGAGGCTCACCACGTCAAGGGAGAAAAGTTGGGGAGGATGGAGACGACGGCGGGCGAAGCGGAGGTCGTCGGCGTGCACGGCGGCGCACCAGGTACgtcttggcggcggcggcgttcttGAGCAGCTCCGGCTCCGGTTCAGCGAGGAGGAAGAGGGCACCACGGCGGCTCCATCCCCGCGCTCGGCGCAGCGAGCAGCGGCGAACAACGACGGCAAGGACGGCGATCTCCGGCAGGATTTCTTAGCGGTTTTGTCTAATGAAACTGAAGACTTTCTCTCAATGTCCCTCTCTGATTTTTGTGGAGCAGCAGAAAGGAAGCgagaggcggcgcagaggaagAGGTCTAGGGTTTGTGGCTTGATTTGGAGGAAGGGTAGAAGGATAGAGGAGCTGGGCAGGTGACCGTGAGAAGAAAGATTGGAAGATGCTCACGTCGTGCAGTTTCGACGGAAGAAGACAGATGAACGGGAGCTGCGCTGGGCGTCCAAGCGAAAAAGGATCGGACTAGGCTGCTCtcttttccattttatttcaaATTCTTTTCTGGTTTTACTCAACCAAAACCAAAACCATTTTGAATTAGGATAAGAGAAAGATTTGTAAATAATTTTAATTCAACTTTGTTGGTTTGGATTAAACCAGGCAAAGTATTTTAGTAAACCAAAAAGTTGATTATTATGTTGAATAATTACAAAATAAGAGATTAAGGAGAGGGTATAATATTAACCCATATTTACTAGAAGTTTTGGCATGACCTTTTTAAAAAGTGGTCAAGTGTAGGAGTAGGATAGGTAGGCTTGAAGGTTGGAACATCTCAAGTGAGATGGAGGTAAAACGAAGAGAGAGAAACCAACACATCAAAGATGAAAGGCAAAATAAATCCAAATGCAATTTTTATAAGAACCAAAAGTGACATTATGAGATGCATGAATGCAAGATGATGCACAAACTTGCAAAAATAAAAGGGTAGctcacttgggatgttacaactcgcccccccttgaaggaatcgcgccccgagattcctaaggagATGTGAAGAGAGCGGGATACTCGGATCTGAGAAgatcttcgcgttcccaagttgcttctttctCGGAATGATTAGACCAAAGGACCTTGAGAAACTTGATAGAAGCTGTTCCTTGTCTTCCTTTCGGCTTCATCAAGAATGCGGCTGGATGCTCACGATAGGAAAGATCCTCTTGAAGGTCAATAGACTCGTGATCAACTGCACGGCCTGGATCTTTGAAACATTGCTTGAGTTGTGACACGTGAAACACATCGTGCACTTTGGAGAGATTTGGTGGAAGCTCTAGCATGTAGGAAACTTGACCACGCCTTGCAAGAACCTTGAAGGGACCGATGTATCTTGGAGCCAACTTGCCCTTGATACTGAAGCGATGTGTACCCCTCATGGGAGTCACACGGAGGTAAGCGGATCATCGGGCTTATAGACCATATCACGATGCTTGCTATCATAATAGCTTTTACGACGAGAGGCTGAGCTATCTTGATTGTCACGAATGATTCGACTTGTTCTTCGACTTCTTTGACAATGTCGGGACCAAAGAGTTTCCTTTCACCGGGACCTGACCAGTTTAGAGGCGTTCTGCACTTGCGACCATATTgaacttcaaatggtgccatgccAAGACTggattgatagctgttgttgtaggagaactCAGCATATGGAAGACATTCTTCCCATTTCATGCCGAAGGAGATCACACAAGCACGAAGCATATCTTCAAGGATTTGATTTACCCTTTCAACTTgtccactagtttgagggtgataagccGTCTTTGAACGAGAAGAGTTGTTCCCATAGCTTTACGAAAGCTTGCCCAAAATACGGAAGTGAAGATGCTTCCACGATCGGAAGCTTATTTCcaagggaacaccatgaagagagacAATTCTAGTGGTGTAGAGCTCAGCCAACTGACTAGCAGAGATTGTCTCTTTgacaggaaggaagtgagcaaccttagAGAGACGGTCAATCACAACGAAGATTGCATCATTGCCCTTGCGGGACTTTGGAAGGCCAGTGATGAAGTCCATCTCGACtttatcccatttccactccggaactTTCAAGGGTTGGAGAACACCGGCCGGTCTCTTACATTCAGCTTTGACTCGGCGGCAAACATCACATTCGGAGACATACTTTGCTATATCACGCTTCATTCTTGTCCACCAGAATGTTGACCTTAGATCGTGATACATTTTGGTGCTTCCAGGATGGATAGACAAGGGAGTATCATGAGCTTCTTTCATTATCAACGCTCGTAAGCTTTCGACTTTA
It includes:
- the LOC139833093 gene encoding uncharacterized protein; protein product: MFVIRMPPRRAPPPPPPPPLEIGQALLNVTQILAQLAQNQAQNNEGNGRVTIREFLNLNPRTFDTPLKPLDADDWLREMNRTLNIARVAPADRVSFVTFLLRGESAAWRDSYLERRDPDVETGWDEFQALFRRHHIRDGAMDKMREEFRRLTQADMDVETYSRAFTNLARYAGDEISTDERKQDKFRRGLNPTVKFAINLIKCRNFDELVDTAIKAETGRQEFEQSRKHSRDNGSSSTLAMPPQKRRVWFPDTAPPAPRFFHSRPPGFAPRPPTPQFAHRPAQFQHRPAFAPQQHGGFVQQQRPAFGPPQRQFAPRPSSVTCYSCGQPGHTSRTCSQKQQLPPPPPRPSSTQTMVRAPSTGKAFNYNNKPRPATVNNITAEEAEKASDVVLDVGTEEYGEEYDYYLEEDRVGFSSSDLTGTTGYEYPPGHYFVDHAEDDYIE